A genomic segment from Myxosarcina sp. GI1 encodes:
- a CDS encoding class I SAM-dependent methyltransferase: MNKGKSESWSNIYREIADNYSRQARESWYSKVADAYDRTRPRYSQAVCDRIIELTNLSSSSTVLELGCGPGIATVPFARLGCSLVCLEPSYEACQLARQNCRQHPQVEIINTTFEAWELNCKNFDAVLAASSFHWLDPEIKYRKTAAALKDDGSLILLWNTPPQLDFDIYQSLQEIYQTHAPAIEYRSITSHQHNLNQIAETVIDSGYYHDLQSDWLIREVTYSLDDYITMLSTLSPYIMLEARNRELLFAGIRELLQQKCGESLQLSNLIAWHIARKM; the protein is encoded by the coding sequence ATGAACAAAGGTAAATCAGAATCCTGGTCTAACATATATCGAGAGATTGCCGATAACTATAGCCGTCAAGCAAGAGAAAGCTGGTATAGTAAAGTTGCCGATGCTTACGATCGCACTAGACCGCGCTATTCACAAGCAGTTTGCGATCGCATTATCGAACTAACCAATCTATCTTCAAGTTCGACAGTTTTAGAATTAGGTTGTGGTCCTGGAATTGCCACAGTTCCTTTTGCTAGATTGGGCTGTTCGCTGGTTTGTCTAGAACCTAGTTATGAAGCTTGTCAGCTAGCCAGACAAAATTGTCGTCAACATCCCCAAGTAGAAATTATTAATACTACTTTTGAAGCTTGGGAATTAAACTGTAAAAATTTTGATGCGGTTCTGGCAGCTAGTTCTTTTCACTGGCTCGATCCAGAAATCAAATATCGAAAAACCGCTGCGGCTTTAAAAGATGATGGTTCTTTAATCTTACTCTGGAATACACCACCACAACTCGATTTTGATATCTATCAGTCTCTACAAGAAATTTATCAAACTCATGCACCAGCAATAGAATATCGCTCGATTACTAGTCATCAGCACAATCTCAACCAAATTGCAGAAACAGTAATTGATTCTGGTTATTATCACGATCTACAATCCGATTGGCTAATTCGTGAAGTTACCTATAGTCTTGACGATTACATAACTATGCTTAGTACTCTGTCACCTTATATCATGCTAGAAGCTCGGAATAGAGAATTGCTATTTGCTGGCATTAGAGAATTATTGCAGCAAAAGTGCGGCGAATCTTTACAGCTTTCTAATCTAATAGCATGGCATATAGCTAGAAAAATGTAG
- a CDS encoding cation:proton antiporter, which yields MESFSEAIREPIVTFALLLAIILLIPPVFEKLRLPGLVGLLVAGVVFGSSGLGFLNSKSESMVLLSDIGKIYLMFVAGLEIDLEQFRQTRNRSLGFGMATFAIPLIAGTLVGRCFGFEWNTSVLIGSLLASHTLLAFPIVQRLGVVKDEAVTVTIGATIFTDIGALLVLAVCVGVNEGDFTALDFARLFLSLIIYAAIVLFGLDSLGKMFFSRTKQGGNQFLFVLLALFVSSVAAELIGIEPIVGAFLAGLAVNDVIGDGPVKEKTEFFGSVLFIPIFFVQMGLLLDLQAFQDIFRSIGIPLSILAALIISKFLAAFFAKTIYRYSWQQAITMWSLSLPQVAATLAAALVAFQAQIINERVFNSVILLMLVTAVAGPLITTRAAEKLTFTSASDSDSKSKATNWSNEIEPVRVVVPVYNPETERYLLELASLLAKEEGGKIFPLAIAKAQARLDSPQLDKAVERSQTLLTQASEIGKELSIAVKPELRIGYDVAQSISHTSREVNANLILLGFSTGNMFQSRLFGSITDSVLWSAHCSVAIARLLDSPLKIQRILVPIENMSPEGLRPLRFAQNIAATPGKEITLLHVCSSGTSKERKAMLHERLQKLATRFSPETTVDVKVTAQSYYVMAILNASKNQELVILRSQRRRIGADGLALSATTKPLLQGLNCSVILLGEP from the coding sequence ATGGAATCATTTTCTGAGGCTATACGCGAACCAATTGTTACCTTTGCCTTGCTTCTAGCAATAATTTTACTAATACCTCCTGTTTTTGAAAAATTACGTCTGCCTGGATTGGTAGGATTGTTAGTGGCAGGGGTTGTATTTGGCTCTAGCGGTTTGGGTTTTCTCAATAGTAAATCTGAAAGTATGGTACTGCTCTCAGACATCGGTAAGATTTACCTGATGTTTGTAGCGGGGTTAGAAATCGATTTAGAACAGTTTCGCCAAACTAGAAATCGCTCCCTTGGTTTTGGAATGGCAACTTTTGCCATACCTTTAATTGCAGGAACTCTAGTCGGACGCTGCTTTGGTTTTGAATGGAATACTTCGGTATTAATTGGTTCTTTGTTGGCTTCTCATACCTTGCTAGCTTTCCCAATCGTACAGCGCCTGGGAGTGGTTAAAGATGAAGCAGTCACCGTTACTATTGGAGCGACAATTTTTACGGATATTGGTGCTTTGTTAGTGTTAGCGGTGTGTGTAGGAGTGAATGAAGGCGACTTTACCGCTTTAGATTTTGCCAGGCTATTCTTATCCCTGATTATTTATGCAGCAATAGTTTTGTTTGGTTTGGACAGTTTGGGCAAAATGTTTTTTAGCCGTACAAAACAGGGTGGAAATCAATTTCTCTTTGTCCTATTAGCTCTATTTGTCTCTTCAGTAGCTGCCGAACTAATTGGAATCGAACCAATTGTCGGTGCTTTTTTAGCAGGGTTAGCAGTTAATGATGTGATTGGCGATGGTCCAGTTAAGGAGAAAACTGAGTTTTTTGGCTCGGTGCTGTTTATTCCCATTTTCTTCGTTCAAATGGGATTATTACTCGATCTCCAAGCTTTTCAAGATATCTTTCGCTCTATAGGCATTCCTCTGTCGATTTTAGCTGCCTTAATCATTAGTAAGTTTTTGGCAGCATTTTTTGCAAAAACAATCTATCGCTATAGTTGGCAGCAGGCTATAACTATGTGGTCGCTATCATTGCCCCAGGTAGCGGCTACTTTAGCTGCGGCTTTAGTTGCATTTCAAGCACAGATTATTAACGAGCGAGTTTTTAATAGCGTTATCTTGCTGATGTTGGTAACGGCAGTAGCAGGACCGCTAATTACCACTCGCGCTGCCGAAAAGTTAACTTTTACTTCCGCTTCGGACAGCGATAGCAAATCAAAAGCCACCAATTGGTCAAATGAAATAGAACCAGTTCGTGTAGTCGTTCCCGTTTATAATCCTGAGACAGAGCGTTACTTATTGGAACTGGCATCTTTGCTGGCTAAAGAAGAAGGAGGAAAAATTTTTCCGCTGGCGATCGCGAAAGCTCAGGCTCGTCTCGACTCACCACAATTAGACAAAGCAGTAGAACGCAGTCAAACCCTGCTGACGCAGGCTAGTGAAATTGGCAAAGAACTAAGTATTGCTGTCAAACCAGAACTGCGAATTGGCTATGATGTAGCGCAGAGTATCAGTCATACCAGTCGCGAAGTCAACGCCAATTTAATTCTTTTGGGTTTTAGTACTGGAAATATGTTTCAATCTCGTTTGTTCGGTTCGATTACAGACAGCGTATTGTGGTCGGCTCACTGTTCTGTTGCTATAGCGCGCCTTTTAGATTCACCTTTAAAAATTCAACGTATTTTAGTTCCCATAGAAAATATGTCACCAGAGGGCCTGCGTCCTTTACGTTTTGCTCAAAATATAGCGGCAACTCCAGGAAAAGAAATCACTTTACTTCATGTTTGCTCGTCGGGAACTTCTAAAGAACGGAAAGCGATGCTGCACGAACGTTTACAAAAATTAGCCACTCGTTTTTCTCCCGAAACAACTGTCGATGTAAAAGTGACGGCTCAAAGTTACTATGTTATGGCAATTTTAAACGCTAGTAAAAACCAAGAACTAGTTATCTTGCGATCGCAACGTCGGCGTATTGGTGCCGATGGTTTGGCGTTGAGTGCTACTACCAAACCCCTTTTACAGGGTTTGAACTGTTCGGTAATTCTGTTGGGAGAACCTTAA
- the rsmH gene encoding 16S rRNA (cytosine(1402)-N(4))-methyltransferase RsmH: MTNFHHQSVLSRELIAGLEIVPEGIYLDATVGGGGHSQALLDTDFTVKVVAIDRDCSAIAATRHRLSSYYPQRLQFWQGNYADYQPEFLFDGIIADLGVSSPQLDNPERGFSFRHSAPLDMRMDRAQPLTAAEIVNHWTEVALADTIYQYGEERFSRRIAKRIVSTRPLQTTTELAEAITRAVPGKYRYGKIHPATRTFQALRIAVNQELQSLEHFIDRAQTWLKPGGTIGIISFHSLEDRIVKHRFRGSELLQVLTKKPIVAAETEQKNNPRSRSAKLRFARRIT; the protein is encoded by the coding sequence ATGACCAATTTTCATCATCAATCTGTACTGAGTAGAGAGCTAATTGCTGGATTAGAAATCGTTCCTGAAGGTATTTATCTAGATGCAACAGTAGGCGGAGGCGGACACAGTCAAGCTCTTTTAGATACAGATTTTACAGTCAAAGTAGTAGCCATAGACCGCGATTGTAGCGCGATCGCTGCCACCAGACACAGATTATCGAGCTATTATCCCCAAAGACTGCAATTTTGGCAGGGCAACTATGCCGACTACCAGCCAGAATTTTTGTTTGACGGAATTATTGCCGATCTTGGCGTTAGTTCCCCTCAACTAGATAATCCAGAAAGAGGCTTTAGTTTTCGTCACAGCGCGCCTCTAGATATGCGCATGGATCGTGCTCAACCTCTCACAGCAGCAGAAATTGTCAATCATTGGACGGAAGTAGCACTCGCCGATACGATCTATCAGTACGGAGAAGAAAGATTTTCGCGTCGCATCGCCAAACGAATTGTCAGTACTCGTCCTCTGCAAACGACAACAGAATTAGCCGAGGCAATTACTCGTGCCGTACCTGGTAAATATCGCTATGGCAAAATTCATCCTGCTACTCGTACCTTTCAAGCACTGCGTATAGCAGTCAATCAGGAACTTCAGTCATTAGAACATTTTATCGATCGAGCGCAGACCTGGCTTAAACCTGGGGGAACAATTGGCATTATTAGCTTTCACAGTTTAGAAGACCGCATCGTCAAACATCGCTTTCGCGGCAGTGAATTATTACAAGTGCTGACAAAAAAACCAATCGTAGCGGCAGAAACCGAACAAAAAAACAATCCTCGCTCCCGTTCTGCTAAGTTAAGATTTGCTCGCAGAATTACATAG
- a CDS encoding polysaccharide biosynthesis tyrosine autokinase — MLSNNFQKSNIKNTSAASQSQSSSEFIDLNLSEYFLKVKRRWKPALAIFLFTLGVAAILSVLQRKTYQAEGQLLFKRNSAAALTDVVGEKVGTLEPLLVNQTPLSTQIEVITSEPVLQQVIDRLKLKDDAGEPIDPQDLEKKLSIDLVGGSDVVDITYKDADPKLASNVVNTLMDVYLQQQVRNNQSEPATARNFIDRQLPNVETKVSQAESNLESFRTKNNIVDIKEEKRNMVSDLGAINQQISTTGSELQGVNAQASALQSQLGLDLQQAIAINQLGSSPVVVSILDQLTTTETQLAKERQRFKDNHPSVASLEEKKASLNGQLEEIVAQSVGRGVNVSQGVFRGNELRENQLETFISLKIEELSLQRQVGALYSYQQNYLQRAKQLPSLEKKEQELLRKVESSAKTYTTLLDSLQQAKLAEVQQSSNAEIVELASVPKDGSSGRLPLLALGAILGAFLANVSIILLEMQDRSLKSVGEIKKKFPYNVLGITRIDTLSDRGKIIVREEPDSYSSEVYRMIQANLKFLTVNKAPKVMLVTSSVPEEGKSTVAANLAAALAQLDRKVLLIDGDLRRPSQPQLWGIDGQIGLRDVLAGERDLVGAVSRPMTKLDVLTTGKIVSNPLAAIDSPEMDSLVANARRKYDSILIDAPPLPVTADVLTLSKLVDGIIFITRPGVVERESAEIAIETLESTRQKVLGMVINGVKPDEFDRYSYHARYGKRYFNNANNSTNNADASKVKI; from the coding sequence ATGTTAAGCAATAATTTCCAAAAGTCCAATATAAAGAATACTTCTGCCGCTAGTCAATCTCAATCGTCTTCGGAGTTTATAGATTTGAATCTATCTGAGTATTTTTTAAAGGTCAAGCGTCGTTGGAAGCCAGCTTTAGCAATTTTTTTGTTTACTTTAGGTGTAGCAGCTATTTTAAGTGTGTTACAAAGAAAGACTTATCAAGCCGAAGGACAATTACTTTTCAAACGCAATAGTGCTGCGGCACTAACGGATGTAGTCGGAGAAAAAGTTGGCACCCTGGAGCCTTTGTTAGTCAACCAAACACCGTTAAGTACCCAAATAGAAGTTATTACTTCCGAACCAGTACTACAGCAAGTAATCGATCGCCTCAAGCTTAAAGACGACGCAGGAGAACCAATCGACCCTCAAGATTTGGAGAAAAAGCTCAGTATCGATCTGGTTGGCGGTAGCGACGTAGTAGATATTACCTACAAAGATGCCGATCCCAAACTAGCATCAAACGTGGTTAATACTTTAATGGACGTTTACTTACAACAACAGGTTCGCAACAATCAATCAGAACCCGCTACTGCTAGAAACTTTATAGATAGACAGCTGCCCAATGTAGAAACCAAAGTTTCCCAGGCAGAATCAAATTTAGAAAGCTTTAGAACTAAAAATAACATTGTCGATATCAAAGAAGAGAAAAGAAACATGGTATCGGACTTAGGAGCTATCAATCAGCAAATATCGACTACTGGTTCGGAATTACAGGGAGTAAATGCTCAGGCATCGGCTTTACAAAGCCAGTTGGGTTTAGACCTGCAACAGGCGATCGCCATAAATCAACTTGGTAGCTCACCTGTAGTCGTTAGTATTTTAGATCAGTTAACCACTACAGAAACTCAATTAGCAAAAGAACGCCAAAGATTCAAAGATAATCATCCCAGTGTCGCTAGTTTAGAAGAGAAAAAAGCTAGCCTTAACGGACAATTAGAAGAGATAGTCGCTCAAAGCGTCGGACGGGGAGTAAATGTTTCTCAGGGTGTATTTCGCGGTAATGAACTCCGAGAAAACCAGTTAGAAACCTTTATTAGCTTAAAAATTGAAGAACTGAGTTTGCAAAGACAGGTTGGTGCTTTATATAGTTACCAGCAGAACTATTTACAGCGAGCCAAACAGTTACCCAGTCTGGAAAAAAAAGAACAGGAGCTACTGCGTAAAGTAGAATCATCTGCTAAAACTTACACTACTTTACTCGACAGTTTGCAGCAGGCCAAACTAGCCGAAGTTCAACAGAGTAGTAATGCTGAGATAGTAGAATTAGCAAGCGTCCCCAAAGATGGAAGTTCGGGTCGTTTGCCTTTGTTAGCACTCGGAGCAATTCTAGGAGCTTTTTTGGCTAATGTTTCTATTATCTTGCTAGAAATGCAGGATCGCAGCCTTAAAAGCGTTGGCGAAATTAAGAAAAAATTTCCCTATAATGTTTTGGGCATTACTCGTATTGATACGCTGTCCGACCGAGGCAAAATTATCGTCCGCGAAGAACCCGATTCGTATAGCAGCGAAGTTTATCGCATGATTCAGGCTAACTTAAAGTTTCTCACTGTCAATAAAGCTCCTAAAGTAATGTTAGTTACTAGTTCGGTACCAGAGGAGGGTAAATCGACGGTTGCTGCCAATTTAGCCGCAGCATTGGCTCAACTCGATCGCAAAGTTCTCTTGATTGATGGCGATTTACGCCGTCCTTCACAACCTCAGCTTTGGGGAATTGACGGACAAATTGGTCTTCGCGACGTGCTAGCTGGAGAAAGAGACTTAGTTGGTGCCGTATCGCGCCCGATGACTAAACTAGATGTACTAACTACAGGAAAAATTGTCTCCAATCCGCTGGCTGCGATTGATTCTCCAGAAATGGATAGTTTGGTAGCCAATGCCAGAAGAAAATATGATTCGATTTTAATCGATGCACCACCTTTACCCGTAACTGCAGACGTACTTACTTTGAGTAAGTTAGTTGACGGTATTATCTTTATTACTAGACCTGGAGTGGTCGAACGCGAAAGTGCTGAGATTGCTATAGAAACTCTTGAATCTACCAGACAGAAAGTTTTGGGTATGGTTATTAATGGCGTTAAACCCGATGAATTCGATCGCTATTCCTATCACGCCCGATACGGCAAGCGTTATTTTAACAATGCCAATAACTCCACTAATAATGCCGATGCCAGTAAAGTTAAAATCTAG
- the upp gene encoding uracil phosphoribosyltransferase produces MTLQLRVYVPEHPLIRHWLAVARDANTPSVLFKSAMTELGRWLTYEAARTWLPTLETTVQTPLTECAATYINPEIPVGVVPILRAGLVLLDGAQNILPLAAIYHLGLARNEETLEPSCYLNKLPPQLSPETKILILEPMLATGGSIMMAMQEIISRGATADNIRIVAIVAAPPALRKLSEHYPKLEIYTAIIDEGLNSNGYIVPGLGDAGDRAFGT; encoded by the coding sequence ATGACTCTACAACTTCGCGTCTACGTTCCCGAACATCCTCTAATCAGGCATTGGCTAGCAGTTGCCCGCGATGCCAATACGCCGTCGGTACTGTTTAAAAGCGCGATGACCGAATTAGGGCGGTGGCTGACCTATGAGGCGGCTCGCACCTGGTTGCCTACTCTGGAAACTACGGTACAAACTCCCCTTACCGAATGCGCTGCTACCTATATCAATCCTGAAATTCCCGTAGGTGTAGTGCCAATTTTGAGAGCGGGATTGGTATTATTAGATGGAGCGCAAAATATTTTACCTTTGGCAGCTATCTATCATTTGGGTTTGGCTCGTAATGAGGAAACATTAGAACCTAGCTGCTACTTAAATAAACTTCCCCCTCAGTTGTCACCAGAAACAAAAATTTTAATTCTCGAACCAATGCTGGCTACGGGAGGTTCGATAATGATGGCAATGCAGGAAATAATCAGTCGCGGAGCTACAGCCGATAATATTCGTATTGTCGCTATAGTTGCCGCACCGCCAGCCTTAAGAAAACTCAGCGAACATTATCCCAAATTAGAAATTTATACCGCTATTATTGATGAAGGTCTTAATAGCAACGGTTATATTGTTCCAGGATTGGGAGATGCAGGCGATCGCGCTTTTGGTACTTAA
- a CDS encoding lipid kinase, whose translation MSKRALLSINSHARNGKNSLKEAVAALENSNFELVVEPDLKPDELAKLIVRQQHQLDIVIIGGGDGTLNAVAASLVKTELPLGIIPLGTANDLARTLKIPESIAEAVKIIADGKLQYIDLGCVNDKYFFNVASLGLSVKITQNLSKGAKRRWGIFAYLFTAFKVIIKVRPFRAEVRYDDRSFKIKTLQIAIGNGRYYGGGMSIAEDAAIDDELLNLYSLEIKHWWQILPIIFKLRGGENQGLSGVRTYRGKKIEVYTRHPQTINTDGELTTATPATFRVIPKAIAVFVP comes from the coding sequence ATGAGCAAACGGGCATTATTATCAATTAATTCTCATGCCCGCAACGGTAAAAATAGTTTGAAAGAAGCTGTTGCCGCTTTGGAAAATTCAAATTTTGAATTAGTTGTCGAACCCGATCTCAAACCAGATGAATTAGCTAAATTAATCGTTCGACAACAACACCAGCTAGACATAGTAATTATTGGTGGTGGAGATGGTACTCTCAATGCCGTAGCTGCAAGTTTGGTAAAGACTGAACTGCCTTTGGGAATAATCCCTTTGGGAACAGCTAACGATCTCGCTCGCACTTTAAAAATTCCCGAATCGATCGCCGAAGCTGTCAAAATAATTGCCGATGGCAAACTTCAATACATCGATTTGGGTTGCGTAAACGATAAATATTTTTTCAATGTGGCGAGTTTGGGTTTGAGTGTCAAAATTACTCAAAACCTTTCTAAAGGTGCCAAACGTCGTTGGGGTATCTTTGCTTATCTTTTTACTGCTTTTAAAGTAATTATTAAAGTTCGTCCTTTTAGAGCAGAAGTTCGCTACGACGATCGCTCTTTCAAGATTAAAACTCTTCAAATTGCCATTGGTAATGGACGCTATTATGGTGGAGGTATGTCTATTGCTGAAGATGCGGCAATCGACGATGAACTTTTAAATTTATACAGTTTAGAGATTAAGCATTGGTGGCAAATCTTACCGATAATTTTTAAGTTACGTGGCGGGGAAAATCAAGGGCTTTCTGGGGTCAGAACGTATCGAGGCAAAAAAATAGAAGTATACACTCGTCACCCTCAAACAATTAATACTGATGGGGAATTGACTACTGCTACTCCAGCTACTTTTCGCGTGATTCCCAAGGCAATTGCGGTATTTGTTCCCTAA
- the mrdA gene encoding penicillin-binding protein 2 has translation MAFISSYSKKERESNLTVGKQYQSIPIILAISLLIFGGIGWRLSFLQLQQGEANLAKAEDNRVRIVPKPPVRGSILDRKGRVLATTRLSHSAYLWPKAQKQENWQEIKELLAQILAIPAAELQQRVESAGYNYPSLIPIARHLTPAQVTAIEEYRSQLQWVEVDIDKVRYYPQKNLAAHVLGYTGELDREELAVKKSKGYRLGDVMGKMGVEASYEDLLRGEWGGLKLEVDGAGRVLSFLGEKPAKSGKDITLTLDAKVQKAAEAALGTKRGAIVAIDPNNGAVLAMASYPSFDPNIFSSRITPEIWQELQAEGNPFLNLALRGFPPASTFKIVTATAGMESGKYPPNTILHTGPYLSVGGTNFGEWNKAGFGSIGYVTALAWSSNTFHGQIGRGVGGETLIKWARLYGFGKKTGIELKGETAGLIADDAWKRRNFNDWGWTVGDTVNMSIGQGFTSATPLQVAVMFAAIANNGYRVQPHLLQADNQTYQQQKVSLNLKPETLSTLRTGLRTVVASGTGGRLNVPELPPAAGKSGTAEAPPGEAHAWFGGFAPYDKPEIVVVAFAEHSGGGGGSVAAPLVRQVMEAYFKK, from the coding sequence ATGGCTTTTATAAGTTCTTACTCTAAAAAAGAGCGAGAAAGCAATCTTACAGTAGGTAAACAATATCAGTCGATTCCAATTATTTTGGCAATTAGCCTGCTGATATTTGGAGGAATTGGTTGGCGTTTGAGTTTTTTACAACTCCAGCAGGGAGAAGCCAATCTAGCCAAAGCTGAAGATAATCGAGTTCGGATCGTTCCCAAACCCCCCGTTAGGGGAAGCATTTTAGACCGCAAGGGCAGAGTTTTAGCTACGACTCGTCTATCACATTCAGCTTATTTATGGCCCAAAGCGCAAAAACAGGAAAATTGGCAAGAAATAAAAGAATTACTCGCTCAGATTCTGGCAATTCCTGCCGCAGAACTACAGCAACGAGTAGAGAGTGCGGGTTACAACTATCCCAGCTTAATTCCCATCGCTCGCCATCTTACCCCAGCACAAGTAACGGCGATTGAAGAATATCGCTCCCAGTTACAATGGGTAGAAGTCGATATCGACAAAGTACGCTACTATCCGCAAAAAAATCTTGCCGCTCACGTTCTTGGCTACACAGGAGAACTAGATCGAGAAGAACTAGCCGTGAAAAAATCAAAAGGCTATCGTCTGGGAGATGTAATGGGCAAAATGGGAGTAGAAGCTTCCTATGAAGATTTACTTAGAGGGGAATGGGGTGGTTTAAAACTAGAAGTTGATGGTGCGGGGCGTGTTTTAAGTTTTTTAGGAGAAAAACCTGCTAAATCGGGAAAAGATATTACACTGACACTCGATGCTAAAGTCCAAAAAGCTGCCGAAGCAGCCTTGGGAACTAAAAGAGGAGCAATTGTCGCTATCGATCCTAATAACGGGGCAGTATTGGCAATGGCTAGCTATCCTAGTTTCGATCCTAATATTTTTTCGAGTCGCATTACTCCCGAAATTTGGCAGGAATTACAGGCTGAAGGCAACCCTTTTTTAAATTTAGCTTTACGAGGTTTCCCTCCCGCCTCTACTTTTAAAATCGTTACTGCTACAGCAGGTATGGAGTCTGGTAAATATCCCCCAAATACTATTCTGCATACGGGACCTTATTTATCGGTAGGAGGAACAAATTTTGGCGAGTGGAATAAAGCAGGCTTTGGTTCGATTGGTTACGTGACCGCTCTAGCTTGGAGTAGTAACACTTTTCACGGACAAATTGGGCGGGGAGTCGGTGGCGAAACTTTAATTAAATGGGCGCGACTCTATGGTTTTGGCAAAAAAACAGGTATCGAACTAAAAGGTGAAACTGCTGGCTTAATTGCCGATGATGCCTGGAAGCGTCGTAACTTTAACGACTGGGGCTGGACTGTCGGCGATACGGTAAATATGTCTATCGGTCAGGGGTTTACCTCAGCAACACCTTTACAAGTAGCGGTAATGTTTGCTGCAATCGCCAATAATGGTTATCGAGTACAGCCACATCTATTACAAGCGGACAACCAAACTTACCAGCAACAGAAAGTAAGTCTCAATCTGAAGCCTGAAACTTTATCCACTTTAAGAACGGGTTTGAGAACGGTAGTAGCTAGCGGAACGGGAGGTAGGCTAAACGTCCCAGAATTACCGCCTGCAGCAGGAAAAAGCGGTACTGCTGAAGCTCCTCCAGGAGAAGCTCATGCTTGGTTTGGTGGTTTTGCACCTTACGACAAACCAGAAATAGTAGTCGTGGCTTTTGCCGAACACTCTGGTGGTGGTGGCGGCTCTGTTGCCGCCCCTTTAGTACGTCAGGTTATGGAAGCGTATTTTAAAAAGTAA
- a CDS encoding glycosyltransferase family 9 protein: MRIIALVPGDIGNQLLFFPTLETLRQQYPQAVIDVLVEPRAKAAYQVCKNVDNVLVFDYRDRSSLADYLNLLGIIRDREYDVSLSLGTGWFVESVVWLNGIPRRIGYQGNSDFYLSHPVVAQSDLYVPQKYHNLLQGLQINAPCPPVTINVAKEDIDWAEQEQQRLNLKDSGYILLYGEDVAISEAQDTYPVDKWQQIIENIQQKQTGLTTVLLQTSENREWNTAMMSASNKLIAIAPPDIGKLAAIIAGANLILCTNSTPMQLAIATDTYTVALLKDKAALKYLPDSSESCVSIASPSGKIADIEPELVLKQMWQS, encoded by the coding sequence ATGCGTATAATAGCCCTCGTTCCCGGTGATATCGGCAATCAACTTTTATTTTTTCCAACCTTGGAAACTTTGAGACAGCAGTATCCTCAAGCCGTAATTGATGTTTTAGTCGAACCTCGCGCTAAAGCCGCCTATCAAGTCTGCAAAAATGTAGACAATGTTTTAGTGTTCGACTATCGAGACCGCAGCAGTCTTGCCGATTATCTCAACCTCTTGGGAATTATCCGCGATCGCGAATACGATGTTTCCCTGAGTTTGGGTACTGGATGGTTTGTAGAATCGGTCGTGTGGCTCAATGGAATTCCCAGAAGGATTGGCTATCAAGGCAATTCCGATTTTTATCTTTCTCATCCTGTGGTTGCTCAATCCGATCTATATGTGCCACAAAAATATCATAATTTGCTGCAAGGATTGCAAATTAATGCGCCCTGCCCACCTGTAACTATTAATGTAGCCAAAGAAGATATAGATTGGGCAGAGCAAGAGCAGCAGCGTTTGAATCTCAAAGATAGCGGTTATATTTTGCTCTATGGTGAAGATGTTGCCATTTCAGAAGCTCAGGATACTTATCCCGTAGATAAATGGCAGCAAATTATCGAGAACATCCAACAAAAACAGACTGGACTAACTACAGTGTTGCTGCAAACTTCAGAAAATCGCGAATGGAATACAGCAATGATGTCTGCTAGCAATAAATTAATTGCGATCGCGCCACCAGACATAGGTAAGTTAGCAGCTATTATTGCTGGGGCTAATTTAATTTTGTGTACTAATAGTACACCCATGCAGTTGGCTATAGCTACAGATACGTATACTGTTGCCTTATTAAAAGATAAAGCTGCTCTTAAATATTTGCCTGACTCTAGTGAAAGCTGTGTTAGCATAGCCTCACCTAGCGGTAAAATAGCTGATATCGAACCCGAACTAGTTCTCAAACAAATGTGGCAGAGTTAA